The proteins below are encoded in one region of Sander vitreus isolate 19-12246 chromosome 24, sanVit1, whole genome shotgun sequence:
- the LOC144512638 gene encoding NGFI-A-binding protein 1-like isoform X1, protein MGTPLEGMAAVLPRTLGELQLYRILQRANLLYYYEAFIQQGGDDVQQLCEAGEEEFLEIMALVGMASKPLHVRRLQKALRDWVTNPAVFNQPLTSLPVCSIPVYKLPEGSPTLLGAQDRSNTASVKMPKAAAATAAACSDPGKLDVARDKVSAGSPLQGGSEARFWSGHSNDSEHSLSPSDLGSPSSPRDALEALDAAAVQSVLECVDRMAPGLPKTDLAEVKEQLKNNKKLAKMIGHIFEMSDEEPRREEEIRKYSAIYGRFDSKRRDGKHLTLHELTVNEAAAQLCMRDMALLTRRDELFGLARQISREVTYKYTYRTSKSRCGDRDEPSPKRIKTEENFFDIQEALQAIHMRQEMLREQLACAKSKGEETVGRNLQMQLERLLARQMEILQDAAVQERLQALDWRIPPSALKYISDAQNTNGADASRDSQDERPINLRVVSQNMQEGDLPLGKQLANELKRHHNHNNHHHNNNSNTEETKTSATENGTSQRVSSNPEKKTIKSEPEDST, encoded by the exons ATGGGAACGCCGTTAGAAG GTATGGCGGCGGTGTTGCCGAGAACCCTGGGTGAGCTGCAGCTCTACCGCATCCTGCAGCGAGCCAACCTGCTCTACTACTACGAGGCCTTCATCCAGCAGGGCGGCGACGACGTGCAGCAGCTGTGCGAGGCCGGCGAGGAGGAGTTCCTGGAGATCATGGCGCTCGTGGGCATGGCCAGCAAGCCGCTGCACGTGCGGCGCCTGCAGAAGGCACTGCGTGACTGGGTCACCAACCCGGCCGTCTTCAACCAGCCGCTCACCTCGCTGCCCGTCTGCAGCATCCCCGTCTACAAGCTGCCCGAGGGCTCACCCACGCTGCTCGGCGCCCAGGACCGATCCAACACCGCCAGCGTCAAGATGCCAAAAGCCGCCGCCGCCACCGCCGCCGCCTGCTCCGACCCAGGGAAGCTGGACGTGGCGCGGGACAAAGTGTCGGCCGGGTCGCCCCTGCAGGGCGGCAGCGAGGCTCGATTCTGGTCAGGCCACAGCAACGACAGCGAGCACAGCCTGTCGCCGTCGGACCTCGGCTCCCCGTCCTCGCCGAGAGACGCGCTGGAGGCTCTGGACGCCGCGGCGGTCCAGTCGGTCCTGGAGTGCGTGGACAGGATGGCGCCGGGGCTTCCCAAGACGGACTTAGCCGAGGTCAAAGAGCAGCTGAAGAACAACAAGAAGCTGGCGAAGATGATCGGACACATCTTCGAAATGAGCGACGAGGAGCCACGGCGGGAAGAGGAGATCCGGAAATACAGCGCCATCTACGGACGCTTTGACTCCAAGAGGAGGGACGGGAAACACCTGACACTGCACGAG cTGACGGTGAACGAGGCGGCGGCCCAGCTCTGCATGAGGGACATGGCTCTGCTGACGCGTCGGGACGAGCTGTTCGGACTCGCCCGCCAGATTTCCAGAGAAGTCACTTACAAATACACCTACCGTACCAGCAA GTCTCGCTGCGGAGACAGAGACGAGCCGTCCCCTAAAAGGATTAAAACAGAG GAGAACTTCTTCGACATCCAGGAGGCGCTGCAGGCCATCCACATGAGGCAGGAGATGCTGCGGGAGCAGCTGGCCTGCGCCAAGTCCAAGGGCGAAGAAACCGTCGGACGAAATCTGCAG ATGCAGCTGGAGCGTCTGCTGGCCAGGCAGATGGAGATCCTGCAGGACGCCGCCGTCCAGGAGCGCCTCCAGGCTCTGGACTGGAGGATCCCCCCCTCCGCCCTAAAGTACATCAGCGATGCCCAGAACACCAACGGAGCCGACGCCAGCAGAGACAGCCAAG ATGAACGACCAATCAACTTGCGTGTGGTCAGTCAGAACATGCAGGAAGGCGACCTCCCATTGGGCAAGCAGCTAGCCAATGAACTGAAGCGCCATCACAACCACAACAAccaccaccacaacaacaacagcaacacagaAGAGACCAAAACATCAGCCACAG AAAACGGGACGTCGCAGCGAGTGTCCAGCAACCCAGAGAAGAAGACCATAAAGTCAGAGCCGGAAGACTCCACATAG
- the LOC144512638 gene encoding NGFI-A-binding protein 1-like isoform X3, which translates to MGTPLEGMAAVLPRTLGELQLYRILQRANLLYYYEAFIQQGGDDVQQLCEAGEEEFLEIMALVGMASKPLHVRRLQKALRDWVTNPAVFNQPLTSLPVCSIPVYKLPEGSPTLLGAQDRSNTASVKMPKAAAATAAACSDPGKLDVARDKVSAGSPLQGGSEARFWSGHSNDSEHSLSPSDLGSPSSPRDALEALDAAAVQSVLECVDRMAPGLPKTDLAEVKEQLKNNKKLAKMIGHIFEMSDEEPRREEEIRKYSAIYGRFDSKRRDGKHLTLHELTVNEAAAQLCMRDMALLTRRDELFGLARQISREVTYKYTYRTSKSRCGDRDEPSPKRIKTEMQLERLLARQMEILQDAAVQERLQALDWRIPPSALKYISDAQNTNGADASRDSQDERPINLRVVSQNMQEGDLPLGKQLANELKRHHNHNNHHHNNNSNTEETKTSATENGTSQRVSSNPEKKTIKSEPEDST; encoded by the exons ATGGGAACGCCGTTAGAAG GTATGGCGGCGGTGTTGCCGAGAACCCTGGGTGAGCTGCAGCTCTACCGCATCCTGCAGCGAGCCAACCTGCTCTACTACTACGAGGCCTTCATCCAGCAGGGCGGCGACGACGTGCAGCAGCTGTGCGAGGCCGGCGAGGAGGAGTTCCTGGAGATCATGGCGCTCGTGGGCATGGCCAGCAAGCCGCTGCACGTGCGGCGCCTGCAGAAGGCACTGCGTGACTGGGTCACCAACCCGGCCGTCTTCAACCAGCCGCTCACCTCGCTGCCCGTCTGCAGCATCCCCGTCTACAAGCTGCCCGAGGGCTCACCCACGCTGCTCGGCGCCCAGGACCGATCCAACACCGCCAGCGTCAAGATGCCAAAAGCCGCCGCCGCCACCGCCGCCGCCTGCTCCGACCCAGGGAAGCTGGACGTGGCGCGGGACAAAGTGTCGGCCGGGTCGCCCCTGCAGGGCGGCAGCGAGGCTCGATTCTGGTCAGGCCACAGCAACGACAGCGAGCACAGCCTGTCGCCGTCGGACCTCGGCTCCCCGTCCTCGCCGAGAGACGCGCTGGAGGCTCTGGACGCCGCGGCGGTCCAGTCGGTCCTGGAGTGCGTGGACAGGATGGCGCCGGGGCTTCCCAAGACGGACTTAGCCGAGGTCAAAGAGCAGCTGAAGAACAACAAGAAGCTGGCGAAGATGATCGGACACATCTTCGAAATGAGCGACGAGGAGCCACGGCGGGAAGAGGAGATCCGGAAATACAGCGCCATCTACGGACGCTTTGACTCCAAGAGGAGGGACGGGAAACACCTGACACTGCACGAG cTGACGGTGAACGAGGCGGCGGCCCAGCTCTGCATGAGGGACATGGCTCTGCTGACGCGTCGGGACGAGCTGTTCGGACTCGCCCGCCAGATTTCCAGAGAAGTCACTTACAAATACACCTACCGTACCAGCAA GTCTCGCTGCGGAGACAGAGACGAGCCGTCCCCTAAAAGGATTAAAACAGAG ATGCAGCTGGAGCGTCTGCTGGCCAGGCAGATGGAGATCCTGCAGGACGCCGCCGTCCAGGAGCGCCTCCAGGCTCTGGACTGGAGGATCCCCCCCTCCGCCCTAAAGTACATCAGCGATGCCCAGAACACCAACGGAGCCGACGCCAGCAGAGACAGCCAAG ATGAACGACCAATCAACTTGCGTGTGGTCAGTCAGAACATGCAGGAAGGCGACCTCCCATTGGGCAAGCAGCTAGCCAATGAACTGAAGCGCCATCACAACCACAACAAccaccaccacaacaacaacagcaacacagaAGAGACCAAAACATCAGCCACAG AAAACGGGACGTCGCAGCGAGTGTCCAGCAACCCAGAGAAGAAGACCATAAAGTCAGAGCCGGAAGACTCCACATAG
- the LOC144512638 gene encoding NGFI-A-binding protein 1-like isoform X2, translating into MAAVLPRTLGELQLYRILQRANLLYYYEAFIQQGGDDVQQLCEAGEEEFLEIMALVGMASKPLHVRRLQKALRDWVTNPAVFNQPLTSLPVCSIPVYKLPEGSPTLLGAQDRSNTASVKMPKAAAATAAACSDPGKLDVARDKVSAGSPLQGGSEARFWSGHSNDSEHSLSPSDLGSPSSPRDALEALDAAAVQSVLECVDRMAPGLPKTDLAEVKEQLKNNKKLAKMIGHIFEMSDEEPRREEEIRKYSAIYGRFDSKRRDGKHLTLHELTVNEAAAQLCMRDMALLTRRDELFGLARQISREVTYKYTYRTSKSRCGDRDEPSPKRIKTEENFFDIQEALQAIHMRQEMLREQLACAKSKGEETVGRNLQMQLERLLARQMEILQDAAVQERLQALDWRIPPSALKYISDAQNTNGADASRDSQDERPINLRVVSQNMQEGDLPLGKQLANELKRHHNHNNHHHNNNSNTEETKTSATENGTSQRVSSNPEKKTIKSEPEDST; encoded by the exons ATGGCGGCGGTGTTGCCGAGAACCCTGGGTGAGCTGCAGCTCTACCGCATCCTGCAGCGAGCCAACCTGCTCTACTACTACGAGGCCTTCATCCAGCAGGGCGGCGACGACGTGCAGCAGCTGTGCGAGGCCGGCGAGGAGGAGTTCCTGGAGATCATGGCGCTCGTGGGCATGGCCAGCAAGCCGCTGCACGTGCGGCGCCTGCAGAAGGCACTGCGTGACTGGGTCACCAACCCGGCCGTCTTCAACCAGCCGCTCACCTCGCTGCCCGTCTGCAGCATCCCCGTCTACAAGCTGCCCGAGGGCTCACCCACGCTGCTCGGCGCCCAGGACCGATCCAACACCGCCAGCGTCAAGATGCCAAAAGCCGCCGCCGCCACCGCCGCCGCCTGCTCCGACCCAGGGAAGCTGGACGTGGCGCGGGACAAAGTGTCGGCCGGGTCGCCCCTGCAGGGCGGCAGCGAGGCTCGATTCTGGTCAGGCCACAGCAACGACAGCGAGCACAGCCTGTCGCCGTCGGACCTCGGCTCCCCGTCCTCGCCGAGAGACGCGCTGGAGGCTCTGGACGCCGCGGCGGTCCAGTCGGTCCTGGAGTGCGTGGACAGGATGGCGCCGGGGCTTCCCAAGACGGACTTAGCCGAGGTCAAAGAGCAGCTGAAGAACAACAAGAAGCTGGCGAAGATGATCGGACACATCTTCGAAATGAGCGACGAGGAGCCACGGCGGGAAGAGGAGATCCGGAAATACAGCGCCATCTACGGACGCTTTGACTCCAAGAGGAGGGACGGGAAACACCTGACACTGCACGAG cTGACGGTGAACGAGGCGGCGGCCCAGCTCTGCATGAGGGACATGGCTCTGCTGACGCGTCGGGACGAGCTGTTCGGACTCGCCCGCCAGATTTCCAGAGAAGTCACTTACAAATACACCTACCGTACCAGCAA GTCTCGCTGCGGAGACAGAGACGAGCCGTCCCCTAAAAGGATTAAAACAGAG GAGAACTTCTTCGACATCCAGGAGGCGCTGCAGGCCATCCACATGAGGCAGGAGATGCTGCGGGAGCAGCTGGCCTGCGCCAAGTCCAAGGGCGAAGAAACCGTCGGACGAAATCTGCAG ATGCAGCTGGAGCGTCTGCTGGCCAGGCAGATGGAGATCCTGCAGGACGCCGCCGTCCAGGAGCGCCTCCAGGCTCTGGACTGGAGGATCCCCCCCTCCGCCCTAAAGTACATCAGCGATGCCCAGAACACCAACGGAGCCGACGCCAGCAGAGACAGCCAAG ATGAACGACCAATCAACTTGCGTGTGGTCAGTCAGAACATGCAGGAAGGCGACCTCCCATTGGGCAAGCAGCTAGCCAATGAACTGAAGCGCCATCACAACCACAACAAccaccaccacaacaacaacagcaacacagaAGAGACCAAAACATCAGCCACAG AAAACGGGACGTCGCAGCGAGTGTCCAGCAACCCAGAGAAGAAGACCATAAAGTCAGAGCCGGAAGACTCCACATAG